In a genomic window of Phragmites australis chromosome 14, lpPhrAust1.1, whole genome shotgun sequence:
- the LOC133891529 gene encoding uncharacterized protein LOC133891529, translating into MPESPQLQQPPPPPTEPKAAAASTVANAQPNLIAVKPRMIIKGVLGRYERWNPVHPTAGAFWGVGLGLGCGVGWGPGFGPEVIGYVGAGCGVGFSVGFTLAGVGVGLPQHGLIRNHYHSGFASNVPLESARFYTLTIIRGFVWDAISYASQVAAVRKKSRQKLLRFQDDSQISGGVDLHKLGKGVSSSIQSTVECIRAFKGQHWPP; encoded by the exons ATGCCCGAGTCCCCCCAGCTCCagcaaccgccgccgcctcctacTGAACCAAAAGCCGCCGCGGCGTCGACGGTAGCAAATGCACAACCCAACCTG ATTGCTGTGAAGCCGAGGATGATAATCAAGGGGGTGCTGGGGCGGTACGAGCGGTGGAACCCCGTGCACCCGACGGCCGGCGCCTTCTGGGGcgtcggcctcggcctcggctgCGGGGTCGGCTGGGGCCCGGGCTTCGGGCCCGAGGTCATTGGCTACGTCGGCGCTGGCTGTGGCGTGGGGTTCAGCGTCGGCTTCACGCTcgccggcgtcggcgtcgggcTACCGCAGCACGGTCTCATCAGGAACCACTACCACAGCG GTTTTGCGAGCAATGTCCCTCTTGAATCGGCAAGGTTTTACACCTTGACCATCATCAGAGGTTTCGTCTGGGATGCCATCAGTTATGCAAGTCAAGTAGCAGCTGTGAGGAAAAAGTCTCGACAGAAGCTTCTGAGGTTCCAGGACGATTCTCAGATTTCAGGAGGAGTTGATCTGCACAAGCTGGGGAAGGGCGTGTCAAGTAGCATCCAGTCCACAGTGGAATGTATCAGAGCTTTCAAGGGTCAGCATTGGCCTCCTTAA
- the LOC133891348 gene encoding DEAD-box ATP-dependent RNA helicase 53-like yields MISLLRRALASSSSPPAAARWRRSLLAALLSPPAGPPGPTRRAPAPPRRAFHGSPCPLGFRSTLASWAGPGEGVGVDKGEEGLEIAKLGISARIVERLAARGIARLFPIQRAVLEPAMQGKDMIGRARTGTGKTLAFGVPIMDRILSYNEKNGRGRNPLAIILAPTRELARQVEKEFRESAPLDTLCVYGGVPINQQMRVLNYGVDIVVGTPGRVIDLLRRGVLNLSEIQFVVLDEADQMLAVGFDEDVEVIMEQLPQNRQSMLFSATMPGWIRKISNKYLKDPVVIDLVGDSDQKLPEGISLYSIASDNYGKPSMLGPLIKEHANGGKCIVFTQTKREADRLAYVMGRSYPCQALHGDISQNQRERTLSGFRDGRFRILVATDVAARGLDIPNVDLVVHYEIPNTSELFVHRSGRTARAGKKGSAILMYTYEQTRAVRVIEQDIGCRFTELPKMRVADEAADMFNVMRDTRSRSVGSRRMGGSSFSREGYSGFEDHHSRGFGNFNSFGGSSDRGGGSRDSGSIYRSGSGGFRRPSSDFGRSSFNYSDRFGKDSGEGDFSRHGNTKFRRSRSSNDSGSLRYRRDTDGFGTSDFSNSGNFKDSKR; encoded by the exons ATGATCTCCCTGCTCCGCCGCgccctcgcctcctcctcctcgccgcctgcCGCAGCGCGATGGCGGAGGTCGCTCCTCGCCGCGCttctctcgccgccggccggtcCTCCGGGCCCTACACGccgcgcgcccgcgccgccgaggCGGGCGTTCCACGGCTCGCCGTGCCCCCTGGGGTTCAGGTCCACCCTCGCGTCGTGGGCCGGGCCGGGGGAGGGCGTGGGCGTGGATAAGGGTGAGGAGGGGCTGGAGATCGCGAAGCTGGGGATCTCGGCGCGGATCGTGGAGAGGCTCGCCGCGCGGGGCATCGCCAGGCTCTTCCCCATCCAG AGGGCTGTTCTTGAGCCAGCCATGCAAGGAAAAGACATGATTGGCCGCGCTCGAACTGGAACTGGAAAAACCTTGGCTTTTGGTGTTCCTATCATGGACAGAATCCTTAGCTACAATGAGAAGAATGG AAGGGGTAGGAATCCTTTAGCCATAATATTGGCACCGACAAGAGAACTCGCCCGACAGGTTGAGAAGGAATTTAGAGAATCTGCTCCCTTGGACACTCTGTGTGTCTATGGAGGTGTACCCATCAATCAACAAATGAGAGTTCTTAACTATGGTGTTGACATTGTGGTTGGAACTCCAGGTCGAGTTATTGATCTTTTGAGAAGAGGCGTTTTAAACCTTTCAGAGATCCAGTTTGTGGTTCTAGATGAAGCTGATCAGATGCTGGCTGTGGGTTTTGATGAAGATGTTGAGGTGATTATGGAGCAGTTGCCACAGAACCGTCAAAGTATGCTGTTCTCTGCAACAATGCCTGGTTGGATAAGAAAAATTTCAAACAAGTACTTAAAAGATCCAGTTGTTATTGACCTT GTTGGTGACTCAGACCAGAAATTACCTGAAGGAATCTCTCTCTATTCAATTGCCTCTGACAACTATGGGAAGCCATCAATGCTTGGTCCATTGATTAAA GAGCATGCTAATGGTGGAAAATGCATTGTGTTTACTCAAACTAAGCGAGAAGCAGATAGATTGGCATATGTTATGGGAAGGAGTTATCCATGTCAGGCACTACACGGGGATATTTCACAGAATCAAAGAGAAAGGACACTCTCAGGATTTCGTGATGGTCGCTTTCGTATCCTTGTGGCAACTGATGTCGCAGCTCGTGGATTAGACATACCCAATGTTGATCTA GTGGTACATTATGAAATCCCAAACACCTCCGAGTTATTCGTTCACAGATCTGGGCGAACTGCACGAGCTGGGAAGAAAGGCAGTGCAATTTTGATGTACAcatatgagcaaactagagctgtAAGGGTCATTGAGCAAGATATTGGATGCAGGTTCACAGAG CTTCCGAAGATGCGAGTTGCTGATGAGGCTGCGGACATGTTTAATGTCATGAGAGATACTCGCTCTAGATCAGTTGGAAGCAGAAGAATGGGCGGGTCCTCTTTCAGCCGTGAAGGTTATAGTGGCTTCGAAGATCACCATTCCCGTGGCTTTGGTAATTTTAACAGTTTTGGCGGTTCATCTGATCGCGGTGGTGGATCCCGTGACTCTGGCTCAATCTATCGCAGTGGGTCTGGGGGTTTTAGACGACCTTCCAGTGACTTTGGCCGGTCTAGCTTCAATTATTCTGATAGATTTGGTAAAGACTCTGGAGAAGGCGATTTCAGCAGGCATGGTAACACTAAATTTCGGCGCTCCAGGAGCTCAAATGATTCAGGCTCTTTGCGTTACAGAAGAGACACTGATGGTTTTGGCACTTCAGATTTTAGTAACTCAGGCAACTTTAAGGATTCCAAGCGATGA